A stretch of DNA from Aciduliprofundum sp. MAR08-339:
CAACATAGACTTTGAGGAAGTTCAGGAAACCCTTGAATCTCTGGGTGCAGTTATACACTCCATAGATGTGGCCGTTGCCGGAAAGAAGATAGTTGAAGATGTGGAAACCCCTCAGGACAGGTAATCAAAGGTTTCTGATTTTTCTGGCTATTTTCCTTATGACCTCGTTTTTTGGTTCATCGGACTCCACAATTATTCGACCCTTATCCGACCACCAGAACCGTGGATACCTTTTATCTTGTTCTATTTCCACGGAGTATCCGAGATCCCTCGCAGCCCTGGCAATGGTCTCAAGTTTGGGCTCAAAAGCAAGGTTCTTGGGGACCCTTCTCCCCTCCCTTCGGGAATAATGCAAATTAAAATATGCAGGATAGATGATTATTTTCATTCTATGAGCACTCCGTTGAGCACTCCATGCTGTCCCGGCCTGGATGTTACCTTCACCTTACCCAGGGATGTTTCCACGATGGCGCCCTTGGTTATTATGTTTCTCTGAGCAAAATGAGGATTTGACGGATTTTCAAGCACAGTGGTGATTTTGACCTTCTGAGTCTTACCACTCTTTGGATCGTAAACATTTATTTCCTCAGCCCTCAGCAATTTCACCTTGTAATTTCCGCCCCTAACCCGAATTATCTTCTTCCTCTCAACATCAACATGGGTTAGAACAGGCTCTCTGCCCAACTCGTACTTCCTCTTTTTCCTTGGCAAACGAATTCTGCCACCGCTTGGTTTTCTCAGAGATCTTCCCTGCCATATGGCCATCCTATCACCTGAGCACGCATATATGTAATTCTTATTTAAACATTCTCATCATAAATGTTAGAACGTACAGGGCAAGAGATATGAATATCTGGTTTGAAAAATTATCGTTGGGAGGCACGTTATAAAGCTCCACAAGAGCGCCAACAATGGAGCCAATAATCGCGGCCAAAATCACATACTCAATAGGATAGTGAGAAAATAAAACTAGAAGCAAAACGATGAAAGAAGTTAT
This window harbors:
- a CDS encoding 30S ribosomal protein S8e — encoded protein: MAIWQGRSLRKPSGGRIRLPRKKRKYELGREPVLTHVDVERKKIIRVRGGNYKVKLLRAEEINVYDPKSGKTQKVKITTVLENPSNPHFAQRNIITKGAIVETSLGKVKVTSRPGQHGVLNGVLIE
- a CDS encoding signal recognition particle subunit SRP19/SEC65 family protein, encoding MKIIIYPAYFNLHYSRREGRRVPKNLAFEPKLETIARAARDLGYSVEIEQDKRYPRFWWSDKGRIIVESDEPKNEVIRKIARKIRNL